A part of Mycolicibacterium sp. TUM20985 genomic DNA contains:
- a CDS encoding acyl-CoA dehydrogenase family protein, with product MNFDLTDEQGLLRDVTRELLARTYDVDTRLKFADTDLGWSRDVWSQLAETGILGLGFAPEESGQIELMVVLTEIGRRLALEPVAQAALIPGGLIAEYGDDGQRDLLDAVAEGQTLLALAHQEPAVRGLSTRVTTSAERQGDSWTITGIKNPVLFGDCADVLVTSASLPDGGVGLFLVDAGDVTRRAFRTFDGQRGAQVTLDAAAAQPLGAGGDATLPLRNALVRYQSALCAEAVGAMDEALRLTTEYLKSRKQFGVPLSSFQTLTQRAADMYVSLELARSMSFYAAISIADGNFDPLIAARAKLQISRSGRHIAQEAIQLHGGIGVTAEYPVGHYAARLTAIDQTLGAADDQLHTLMDGLGSYGTVSL from the coding sequence ATGAACTTTGACCTGACCGACGAGCAGGGCCTGCTGCGCGACGTCACCCGCGAACTACTCGCACGCACCTACGACGTCGACACGCGACTGAAGTTCGCCGACACCGACCTCGGCTGGAGCCGCGACGTCTGGTCGCAATTGGCCGAAACCGGAATACTCGGTCTGGGTTTCGCTCCGGAGGAGTCCGGTCAGATCGAGCTGATGGTGGTCCTCACCGAGATCGGTCGGCGGCTGGCCCTCGAACCGGTCGCCCAGGCCGCCCTCATTCCAGGCGGTCTGATCGCCGAGTACGGCGACGACGGACAACGCGACCTGCTCGACGCCGTCGCGGAGGGCCAGACGCTACTCGCCCTGGCGCATCAGGAACCCGCCGTCCGTGGCCTGTCGACGCGTGTCACGACGAGCGCTGAGCGCCAAGGTGATTCGTGGACCATCACCGGGATCAAGAACCCCGTACTCTTCGGCGACTGCGCCGACGTCCTCGTCACCAGCGCCTCGTTACCCGACGGCGGGGTTGGCCTGTTCCTCGTCGACGCCGGTGACGTCACCCGGCGCGCCTTCCGCACGTTCGACGGCCAACGCGGCGCACAGGTGACCCTCGATGCGGCGGCCGCGCAGCCGCTCGGCGCGGGTGGCGATGCGACGCTGCCGCTGCGGAACGCACTGGTCCGGTACCAGTCCGCGTTGTGCGCCGAGGCAGTCGGCGCCATGGACGAGGCCCTGCGCCTGACCACCGAATACCTCAAGAGCCGCAAGCAGTTCGGCGTGCCGCTCAGCAGTTTCCAGACGCTCACGCAGCGTGCCGCCGACATGTACGTCTCGCTCGAGTTGGCCCGCAGCATGAGCTTCTACGCCGCCATCTCGATCGCCGACGGGAACTTCGATCCCCTCATCGCCGCCCGCGCCAAGCTGCAGATCAGCCGGTCGGGTCGACACATCGCGCAGGAGGCGATCCAGCTTCACGGCGGTATCGGCGTCACTGCGGAGTATCCGGTCGGCCATTACGCCGCCCGCCTCACCGCGATCGATCAGACGCTCGGGGCAGCCGACGACCAACTGCACACGCTGATGGACGGCCTCGGCTCGTACGGGACGGTCTCGCTCTAG
- a CDS encoding phytanoyl-CoA dioxygenase family protein, whose translation MAAPISHTHRAWIEARDCDLDDFRTLVSADTHLADYPLASDVRLGALVYSARTVSGADRHALQTELIHALADGPGVVVFEDAFDHDTVDRASAAFTAIIEEQLATGAAAGDHFGKAGANDRVWNAAQKLALRAPEVFAEYYSNDALALVCQAWLGPRYQVTSQVNVVNPGGAAQVPHRDYHLGFVDEDQLTAYPAHMHRMSAALTLQGAVAHSDMPVESGPTMLLPHSQKFVGGYIAFYRKEFIDFFATVQVQVPLRTGDAVFFNPALMHGAGVNTSTDIRRMANLLQVSSPFGRAMESLDRTAMVRAIYPALQAMQAAGRSDREIRNAVNATAEGYAFPTNLDHDQPIGSLAPPSQVDTVLAALADGLTPDALDIALANHTTRRNP comes from the coding sequence ATGGCCGCGCCGATCTCACATACGCACCGCGCGTGGATCGAAGCGCGGGATTGCGATCTCGATGACTTCCGCACCCTCGTCTCGGCTGACACCCATCTCGCCGACTATCCGCTCGCCAGCGACGTTCGCCTGGGCGCCCTCGTCTACTCCGCGCGGACCGTCTCGGGCGCCGACCGGCACGCGCTGCAGACGGAGTTGATCCACGCGCTTGCCGACGGACCCGGTGTCGTGGTGTTCGAGGACGCGTTCGATCACGACACCGTTGACCGGGCCAGCGCCGCGTTCACCGCGATCATCGAGGAGCAGCTCGCGACGGGCGCCGCCGCCGGCGACCACTTTGGCAAGGCCGGCGCCAACGACCGGGTCTGGAATGCCGCGCAGAAGCTTGCGTTGCGCGCCCCGGAGGTGTTCGCGGAGTACTACTCGAACGACGCGCTGGCGCTGGTCTGCCAGGCCTGGCTGGGTCCCCGCTACCAGGTCACGTCGCAGGTCAACGTCGTCAATCCCGGTGGCGCCGCTCAGGTTCCGCACCGCGACTACCACCTCGGCTTCGTCGACGAGGACCAGCTGACGGCCTACCCGGCGCACATGCACCGCATGTCGGCGGCCCTAACCCTGCAGGGCGCCGTCGCGCACTCCGACATGCCAGTGGAGAGTGGGCCGACGATGCTGCTGCCCCATTCGCAGAAGTTCGTGGGCGGCTACATCGCGTTCTACCGCAAAGAGTTCATCGACTTCTTCGCCACGGTGCAGGTGCAGGTACCGCTGCGCACGGGCGACGCGGTGTTCTTCAACCCCGCCCTCATGCACGGCGCGGGCGTCAACACCTCGACCGACATCCGCCGGATGGCGAACCTGTTGCAGGTCTCATCGCCGTTCGGGCGGGCCATGGAATCGCTGGACCGCACGGCGATGGTGCGGGCCATCTATCCCGCCCTCCAGGCGATGCAGGCCGCCGGACGCTCGGACCGCGAGATCCGCAACGCCGTGAACGCGACGGCAGAGGGTTACGCCTTCCCCACCAACCTCGACCACGACCAACCCATCGGCAGCCTGGCGCCGCCGAGCCAGGTCGACACCGTCCTCGCCGCCCTGGCGGACGGACTCACCCCCGACGCACTAGACATCGCACTCGCGAACCACACGACAAGGAGAAACCCATGA
- a CDS encoding MmpS family transport accessory protein has protein sequence MRAMSALPLSATLGILAVVLPAPVFADPLPYGPDTCVNGFVWREARSGDTVCVTPATRGQIAAQNANAGANKDPSQASGPESCSQGYVWREAFDGDTICVTPAVRSATLADNAAAASRKQANQPGSVTQKPADGPSGHSVVFEVTGSGEVFSIDTDPGGPLVPDHTKIPWSRTMNVTADEDMLQVVAVARGDTAPGCRIKVDGTVVVEQPVGGDAHCIFTFN, from the coding sequence ATGAGAGCCATGTCAGCCCTTCCACTATCCGCAACACTCGGCATCCTCGCCGTCGTCCTCCCGGCGCCGGTGTTCGCCGATCCACTCCCCTATGGTCCGGACACCTGCGTCAACGGCTTCGTGTGGCGCGAGGCGAGGAGCGGCGACACCGTCTGCGTCACGCCCGCGACCCGGGGCCAGATCGCAGCGCAGAACGCCAACGCCGGCGCCAACAAGGACCCCAGCCAAGCCTCCGGACCAGAGTCCTGCTCACAGGGCTACGTCTGGCGTGAGGCGTTCGACGGCGACACCATCTGCGTCACCCCTGCGGTCCGGTCTGCGACGTTGGCCGACAACGCAGCAGCCGCGTCCCGCAAGCAAGCGAACCAGCCCGGTTCAGTGACGCAGAAGCCCGCCGACGGCCCGAGCGGGCACTCGGTCGTCTTCGAGGTCACCGGGTCCGGCGAGGTGTTCAGCATCGACACCGATCCGGGGGGCCCATTGGTGCCCGACCACACCAAGATCCCGTGGTCACGCACCATGAACGTCACGGCCGACGAGGACATGCTGCAGGTCGTCGCCGTCGCTAGGGGCGACACGGCTCCGGGCTGCCGGATCAAGGTAGATGGCACGGTCGTCGTGGAGCAGCCGGTCGGCGGCGACGCGCACTGCATCTTCACCTTCAACTGA
- a CDS encoding Gfo/Idh/MocA family protein, with translation MTTLGVIGLGRIGAFHTETLSALDGLDGLVITDERTDVAEAVAAKHGVKFVATVEELLSSGVDGVVVAAATPAHAELTLAAVERGIPTFCEKPIAATAAESARVAEVILTSGVPVQVGYQRRFDAAFAAAKRAVDDGSLGTLHTVRSTTMDPAPPPMAYIKGSGGIFRDCAVHDFDVLNWITGQRAVEVYATGTVQGDPLFAEYDDVDTAAAIVTFDGGAMGLVSAARYNARGYDCRLEVHGFDDSVAAGWDQGVPVRNTDPRFGSAEDFPAGPPHHFFMDRFTDAFRIELAAFVEVAKGGPILGATVADAVEVAYLAEAATESLRRGLPVRIDEVRNA, from the coding sequence ATGACCACCCTCGGCGTCATCGGATTGGGCCGCATCGGCGCCTTCCACACCGAAACCCTCAGTGCCCTAGACGGTCTCGATGGGTTGGTGATCACCGACGAGCGCACCGACGTGGCCGAGGCCGTCGCCGCCAAGCACGGCGTCAAATTCGTCGCGACGGTGGAGGAGCTGCTGTCCTCCGGCGTCGACGGAGTCGTCGTGGCCGCCGCCACCCCCGCCCACGCGGAGCTGACCCTGGCCGCGGTCGAACGCGGCATCCCGACCTTCTGCGAGAAGCCCATCGCCGCCACGGCCGCCGAGAGTGCGCGCGTCGCCGAGGTGATCCTCACGTCCGGGGTGCCGGTCCAGGTCGGCTACCAGCGCCGGTTCGACGCGGCATTCGCGGCGGCCAAGCGCGCGGTCGACGACGGCTCGCTCGGCACCTTGCACACGGTGCGCAGCACGACGATGGACCCCGCTCCCCCGCCGATGGCCTACATCAAGGGATCGGGTGGCATCTTCCGCGACTGCGCCGTGCACGACTTCGACGTGCTGAACTGGATCACCGGACAGCGCGCCGTCGAGGTGTACGCCACCGGAACCGTCCAGGGTGACCCGCTGTTCGCCGAGTACGACGACGTCGACACCGCCGCCGCCATCGTCACGTTCGATGGTGGCGCAATGGGTCTCGTCTCGGCCGCCAGGTACAACGCCCGCGGCTACGACTGCCGCCTGGAGGTCCACGGATTCGACGACAGCGTCGCCGCCGGCTGGGATCAGGGCGTTCCGGTGCGAAACACCGATCCGCGCTTCGGATCTGCGGAGGACTTCCCCGCCGGACCCCCGCACCACTTCTTCATGGACCGCTTCACCGATGCATTCCGGATCGAATTGGCTGCGTTCGTCGAGGTCGCCAAGGGCGGCCCGATCCTGGGCGCCACCGTCGCCGATGCCGTCGAGGTGGCCTACCTCGCCGAGGCCGCCACCGAGTCCCTCCGCCGGGGCCTCCCGGTGCGCATCGACGAAGTGCGCAACGCATGA
- a CDS encoding TIM barrel protein produces MSEFELAVSAEMVFTDLPIVERVRRIHDLGFAAEIWSWHDKDLDALAATGATFTSMTGYLHGDLIDPQTADEVVRTAELSVKAAETLGVTRLNLHTAELVDGLPARPRLRATGAMWTTAVRTLEKLGELGASSGVTFVVENLNTIVDHPGVPLARAKDVLALIEGVGHPHVKMMLDLYHAQIGEGNLIELVRRCGPAIGEIQVADVPGRCQPGTGEIYYPAVAKALHDMGYRGTVGLEGYASGDDVDALEAFRAAFTV; encoded by the coding sequence ATGAGTGAGTTCGAACTGGCGGTCAGCGCCGAGATGGTGTTCACCGACCTGCCGATCGTCGAGCGGGTCAGGCGGATCCACGATCTGGGCTTTGCCGCCGAGATCTGGAGCTGGCACGACAAGGACCTCGACGCCCTCGCCGCCACCGGTGCGACGTTTACCTCGATGACCGGCTACCTCCATGGCGACCTGATCGACCCGCAGACCGCCGACGAGGTCGTTCGCACCGCCGAGTTGAGCGTCAAGGCCGCCGAGACACTTGGCGTGACGCGCCTGAACCTGCACACGGCCGAGCTGGTCGACGGCCTACCTGCGCGTCCTCGACTTCGCGCGACGGGGGCGATGTGGACCACCGCGGTGCGGACACTCGAGAAGCTGGGTGAACTGGGCGCGTCGTCGGGTGTGACGTTCGTCGTCGAGAACCTCAACACGATCGTCGACCACCCGGGCGTACCGCTGGCACGGGCCAAGGACGTCCTCGCGCTGATCGAAGGAGTGGGACACCCCCACGTCAAGATGATGCTCGACCTCTACCACGCCCAGATCGGCGAGGGGAACCTCATCGAGCTGGTCCGCCGCTGCGGGCCCGCCATCGGCGAGATTCAGGTCGCGGACGTGCCGGGCAGGTGCCAACCGGGAACGGGCGAGATCTACTACCCCGCTGTCGCAAAGGCACTGCACGACATGGGTTATCGCGGCACCGTTGGTTTGGAGGGCTACGCTTCGGGCGACGACGTCGATGCGCTGGAGGCGTTCCGGGCGGCGTTCACCGTCTAG
- a CDS encoding sugar phosphate isomerase/epimerase family protein — protein sequence MSAIRIAGAPISWGVCEVPGWGHQLDPDRVLTEMRGAGLTATELGPEGFLPTSTDELKSVLHEKDLTCVGGFVPAVLFKDDHDPADDLAGPLESLIAAGAGVVVLAATTGSDGYDSRPVLDEAQWATLLANLDRLAAIVADRGLLAVLHPHVGTLVETRSEVDRVLNGSSIPLCLDTGHLLIGGTDPLELAKAVPNRIAHTHLKDVDAALAAKVQSGELTYTEAVKAGMYTPLGTGDVDIAGIVSVLRDNGFDGWFVLEQDTILDGEPTGEGPVRDVLASVAYLRSVTA from the coding sequence ATGAGCGCCATTCGCATTGCCGGTGCACCCATCTCGTGGGGCGTCTGCGAGGTGCCCGGTTGGGGCCATCAATTAGACCCCGACCGCGTGTTGACCGAGATGCGTGGCGCGGGGCTCACCGCTACCGAGCTAGGCCCCGAGGGCTTCCTGCCAACCAGCACCGACGAACTGAAATCGGTTCTGCACGAAAAGGATCTGACGTGTGTCGGCGGATTCGTCCCAGCCGTGCTGTTCAAGGACGACCATGACCCCGCCGACGACCTCGCCGGTCCACTCGAGTCGCTCATCGCCGCGGGAGCCGGTGTCGTCGTGCTCGCCGCAACCACCGGATCCGACGGCTACGACTCTCGCCCAGTCCTCGACGAGGCCCAGTGGGCAACGCTGCTGGCCAACCTCGACCGGCTGGCGGCCATCGTCGCGGACCGGGGTCTGCTGGCCGTGCTCCATCCACACGTCGGCACTCTTGTCGAGACTCGCTCCGAGGTGGACCGGGTGCTCAACGGCTCGTCAATTCCGCTGTGTCTCGACACCGGGCACTTGCTCATCGGTGGCACCGATCCGCTCGAGCTCGCCAAGGCCGTCCCGAATCGCATCGCCCACACTCACCTCAAGGACGTGGACGCGGCGTTGGCGGCGAAGGTGCAGTCCGGTGAGCTGACGTACACCGAGGCCGTGAAGGCAGGAATGTACACCCCGCTCGGCACCGGTGACGTCGACATCGCCGGGATCGTCTCGGTGTTGCGGGACAATGGTTTCGACGGGTGGTTCGTCTTGGAGCAGGACACGATTCTCGACGGTGAGCCGACCGGCGAAGGTCCGGTTCGCGATGTGCTCGCCAGCGTCGCCTACCTTCGCTCCGTCACCGCATGA
- a CDS encoding LacI family DNA-binding transcriptional regulator, producing MPHRYKVREIAQQSGLSEATVDRVLNDRPGVRENTRAEVAQAIDDLDKQRAQLRLNGRRFLIDVVMQTPQRFSDAFRAAVEAELPAFAPAMLRARFHLWESGSTRQMADALSKIRGSHGVVLKAQDAPEVAEAVDRLVGAGVPVVTYTTDVPTSARCAYVGIDNHGAGVTAAYLMDQWLGAAPSTVLITLSGTVFRGEGEREVGFRSALRGSGREVIRDVVEVSDSDGIDATTERLVLDALERHPSVEAVYSPGGGNTATVAAFEKIGRVCRVFIAHDLDADNRRLLRDGRISVVLHNDLRADARLAMRQILQRHGALPAEAVRPTPIQVITPFNLPA from the coding sequence ATGCCGCACCGGTACAAGGTCCGCGAGATCGCACAGCAGTCGGGCCTGAGCGAGGCGACGGTGGATCGCGTGCTCAACGATCGCCCCGGCGTGCGGGAGAACACCCGCGCCGAGGTCGCCCAGGCGATCGACGACCTCGACAAGCAGCGAGCACAACTGCGACTCAACGGCCGCCGCTTCTTGATCGACGTCGTCATGCAGACCCCGCAACGGTTCTCCGATGCCTTCCGCGCCGCCGTCGAGGCCGAACTGCCCGCCTTCGCACCCGCGATGCTGCGGGCGCGGTTCCATCTGTGGGAATCGGGTTCCACCCGGCAGATGGCCGACGCATTGTCGAAGATCCGCGGCAGCCACGGCGTCGTGCTCAAGGCGCAGGACGCCCCCGAGGTGGCCGAGGCCGTCGACCGACTCGTGGGTGCGGGCGTACCCGTCGTGACCTATACCACCGACGTGCCCACCAGCGCCCGCTGCGCCTACGTAGGCATCGACAACCATGGTGCGGGCGTCACCGCCGCGTACCTGATGGATCAGTGGCTGGGCGCGGCGCCGTCAACCGTTCTGATCACGCTGAGCGGCACCGTGTTCCGCGGTGAGGGTGAGCGCGAGGTCGGCTTCCGCTCGGCGCTGCGGGGCTCCGGCCGGGAGGTCATCCGAGACGTCGTCGAGGTGAGCGACAGCGACGGCATCGATGCGACCACCGAGCGACTGGTGCTCGATGCGCTCGAACGGCACCCGTCCGTCGAGGCCGTCTACTCGCCGGGCGGCGGCAACACCGCGACCGTCGCCGCGTTCGAGAAGATCGGACGGGTCTGCAGGGTCTTCATCGCCCACGACCTCGACGCCGACAACCGCCGGCTGCTGCGTGACGGACGGATTTCGGTGGTCCTGCACAACGACCTGCGGGCCGACGCGCGCCTGGCCATGCGGCAGATCCTGCAGCGCCACGGCGCCCTGCCCGCGGAGGCGGTGCGACCCACGCCCATCCAGGTGATCACCCCCTTCAACCTGCCCGCCTGA
- a CDS encoding acyl-CoA dehydrogenase family protein: MKLALSDAETAFRDEMREFFTTQIPADLRSRMRDGELRMPEDIVTAQRLLNARGIAVPNWPVEWGGQDWTPLQRQIWSDEMRLACVPEPLAFNASMVGPVIARFGSQELKERFLPATANLDIWWCQGFSEPEAGSDLASLRTTAVRDGDDYVINGQKTWTTLGQHADWIFLLARTNPDAPKRQAGISFLLAEMSTPGITLRPIKLIDGGYEVNEVFFEDVRVPADQLVGEENDGWTYAKFLLGNERTGIARIGTTKVWLSQVKERAAKTLTDRGTLLDDPLFAARVAVAENELLALELTQLRVSGSEADGKPNPASSILKLKGSQLQQTVTELLVDVAGPDALPFGAGDDISSPSWAQLAAPKYLNYRKTSIYGGTNEVQRTIIASTILGL; this comes from the coding sequence GTGAAGTTGGCGCTCAGCGACGCCGAAACCGCATTTCGTGACGAGATGCGCGAGTTCTTCACCACGCAGATACCGGCCGACCTCCGCAGTCGCATGCGCGACGGCGAGCTCCGCATGCCAGAGGACATCGTCACCGCACAGCGTCTCCTGAACGCGCGCGGCATCGCCGTTCCGAACTGGCCGGTCGAATGGGGCGGCCAGGACTGGACTCCGCTTCAGCGGCAGATCTGGTCCGACGAGATGCGTTTGGCGTGCGTGCCCGAACCTCTGGCCTTCAACGCCAGCATGGTCGGCCCGGTGATCGCCCGTTTCGGTTCCCAAGAGCTCAAGGAGCGGTTCCTGCCGGCCACCGCCAACCTCGACATCTGGTGGTGCCAGGGGTTTTCCGAGCCGGAAGCCGGCTCGGATCTGGCGTCTCTGCGCACCACGGCAGTCCGCGATGGCGACGACTACGTGATCAACGGGCAGAAGACGTGGACCACGCTCGGTCAGCACGCCGATTGGATCTTCCTCCTTGCCCGCACCAATCCGGACGCCCCCAAGCGGCAGGCGGGCATCTCGTTCCTGCTCGCGGAGATGTCGACGCCAGGCATCACGTTGCGCCCGATCAAACTGATCGACGGCGGTTACGAGGTCAACGAGGTGTTCTTCGAAGACGTCCGCGTCCCCGCTGATCAGCTCGTCGGCGAGGAGAACGACGGGTGGACGTATGCGAAGTTCCTGCTGGGCAACGAGCGCACCGGCATCGCCAGGATCGGTACCACCAAGGTGTGGTTGTCGCAGGTGAAGGAACGGGCCGCGAAGACACTCACCGACCGCGGCACCCTGCTCGACGATCCGCTATTCGCTGCCCGCGTGGCGGTGGCCGAGAACGAGTTGCTGGCACTGGAATTGACGCAGCTGCGGGTCAGTGGATCCGAGGCCGACGGCAAGCCGAACCCGGCGTCGTCGATCCTCAAGTTGAAGGGCAGCCAGCTACAACAGACGGTCACCGAGTTGCTCGTCGACGTGGCGGGTCCCGACGCACTCCCGTTCGGTGCCGGTGACGACATCAGCTCACCCTCGTGGGCGCAGCTCGCCGCCCCGAAGTACCTGAACTACCGCAAGACCTCGATCTACGGCGGCACCAACGAAGTGCAACGCACCATCATCGCCTCGACGATTCTCGGACTGTGA
- a CDS encoding Gfo/Idh/MocA family protein, with the protein MSFEPLRIGVLGASRIAEAAFVGPAADLGHRLVAVAARDRSRAEAFAERYGVERVLDGYQEVIDDAEVDVVYNPLANSLHAPWNLAAIAAGKPVLSEKPFARNESEARRVAEAAGASGVSVLEGFHYFFHPVTKRAFELATDGTIGEITHVEVRMAMPPPADDDPRWSLDLAGGALMDLGCYGLHVMRSLGRLAPPGIEGRPSVVRAHAEQRTPGVDAWCDVEIGFPGGATGLAANSMVADHRSFTIRIAGAKGQVVVHDFISPSSDDRLTVDTPDGTTVEHLGTRASYTYQLEAFAAHVQHGAALPFGIADAVANMAFVDDAYRAARMQPR; encoded by the coding sequence ATGAGCTTCGAGCCCCTCCGCATCGGAGTTCTCGGCGCGTCGCGAATCGCCGAAGCGGCCTTCGTCGGCCCCGCAGCCGACCTCGGCCACCGACTGGTGGCGGTAGCGGCGCGGGACCGGTCGCGTGCCGAGGCATTCGCCGAGAGATACGGCGTGGAGCGGGTGCTGGACGGCTATCAGGAGGTCATCGACGACGCCGAAGTCGACGTCGTCTACAACCCGTTGGCCAACTCGCTGCACGCGCCGTGGAACCTTGCGGCGATCGCCGCGGGCAAGCCGGTGCTCAGCGAAAAGCCCTTCGCACGCAACGAATCCGAGGCGCGTCGCGTCGCCGAGGCCGCCGGTGCATCCGGCGTGAGCGTGCTCGAGGGCTTTCACTACTTCTTCCATCCCGTCACCAAGCGGGCCTTCGAACTCGCCACCGACGGCACCATCGGCGAGATCACCCACGTCGAGGTGCGGATGGCGATGCCGCCACCCGCCGACGACGACCCCCGCTGGTCCCTCGATCTGGCAGGCGGTGCCCTGATGGACCTGGGCTGCTACGGACTGCACGTCATGCGCTCGCTGGGGCGCCTCGCCCCACCCGGGATCGAGGGGCGGCCGTCCGTCGTGCGCGCGCACGCCGAGCAGCGCACTCCGGGAGTGGACGCCTGGTGTGACGTCGAGATCGGTTTCCCCGGTGGCGCCACGGGCCTCGCCGCCAATTCGATGGTGGCCGATCACCGTTCGTTCACGATCCGCATCGCGGGCGCCAAGGGTCAGGTCGTGGTGCACGACTTCATCAGCCCGAGCAGCGACGACCGTCTGACGGTCGACACACCCGACGGCACCACCGTCGAACACCTCGGCACCCGGGCGTCCTACACGTACCAGCTCGAGGCCTTCGCCGCACACGTGCAACATGGCGCCGCACTGCCGTTCGGCATCGCCGACGCGGTGGCCAACATGGCCTTCGTGGACGACGCGTACCGCGCGGCGCGCATGCAACCGCGTTGA
- a CDS encoding PfkB family carbohydrate kinase — protein sequence MRPGLVNGVTVLGNLAIDVIDGAAPSPGGCASFAGVALEHAGGSGQIVAMGAPQDHQLFAGVLERFGALVRIIDSDRTAGFRLDYVDVDHRAMSVAALGPIWGAPQIEAADPQTTWVHLAPLLRADFPASTLALLAERGHRVAYDGQGLVRADQLGPLVVDRDYPHSLLRDLSVLKLAEDEAVIVADGEFDEATAERLGVPEILVTLGSEGCDIYTDGAVVRVPAAWRVTGVQATGAGDMFTACYVANRAAGAEPVAAAERASELVARELQKRVTITSPDRV from the coding sequence GTGCGGCCAGGGCTCGTCAATGGTGTGACCGTGCTCGGCAACCTCGCGATTGACGTCATCGACGGGGCGGCGCCGAGCCCGGGTGGCTGCGCGTCGTTCGCCGGTGTGGCCCTGGAGCATGCCGGCGGGTCCGGCCAGATCGTGGCGATGGGCGCCCCGCAGGACCACCAGTTGTTCGCGGGCGTGCTCGAACGGTTCGGTGCCCTCGTCAGGATCATCGACTCGGACCGGACGGCGGGGTTCCGGCTGGATTACGTCGACGTCGACCACCGGGCGATGTCGGTCGCAGCACTCGGACCCATCTGGGGTGCACCGCAGATCGAGGCCGCCGACCCGCAGACCACCTGGGTGCACCTGGCCCCGCTGCTGCGGGCGGACTTCCCCGCGAGCACGCTGGCGCTGCTGGCGGAACGCGGGCATCGCGTCGCCTACGACGGCCAGGGGCTGGTCCGCGCTGACCAGCTGGGTCCGCTCGTCGTGGACCGGGACTACCCGCACAGCCTGTTGCGGGACCTCAGCGTTCTCAAGCTGGCCGAGGACGAAGCCGTGATCGTGGCCGACGGCGAGTTCGACGAGGCGACGGCCGAACGGCTCGGCGTGCCGGAGATCCTGGTGACGCTGGGCTCGGAGGGCTGCGACATCTACACCGACGGCGCCGTCGTGCGGGTACCCGCCGCGTGGCGGGTCACGGGCGTCCAGGCGACGGGCGCGGGGGACATGTTCACGGCCTGTTACGTCGCCAACCGGGCGGCCGGGGCCGAACCCGTGGCGGCAGCCGAACGGGCCAGCGAACTCGTCGCGCGCGAGCTTCAGAAGCGCGTGACGATCACCTCACCCGACCGGGTATAG